In Deltaproteobacteria bacterium, the DNA window AGACTCAGGGAACTCGGGTACGACGGTGCCGAGCTGATGACCAAGGATCCGAACCGCTTTGACGGCGAGATGGTTCACCGGCTAGCGGACAAGTACGGGATCGAGATTCCTGTCCTCTGTACCGGTGAAGTCTACGGACAGGACCTTCTCTCCTTCATGGACCCTGATATGTCCATACGGAGAGAAGCCATCAGGCGGACCGAGCAAATCATCGATTTGGCCTCATCCTTCGGTGCCAAGGTGAACATCGGAAGACTCAGGGGGCGGTTTTCCCGGGAGATCCCCAGAGAACGGTCTCTCCAGTGGATGTACAGTGCTTTTGAGGAGGTCACGGATTACGCCGCCACGCGAGGGGTCACCATGATCCTTGAACCTGTGGCACGAATCGCCTGCAATAACATCAATTCTACCCAGGACGGCATCGAGACGGTGAGGCGTGTAGGGAGAGACAACTTCAGACTCATGCTCGACGTATTTCACATGAACCTCGAAGACAAATCCATGGAAGAGAGCTTTGACAGGGCAAAGTCCTACCTCGCCCACATCCATCTGTGCGATTCGAACAGGCTCGCCCCTGGAAGAGGCAATCTCGATTTCAATAAGATCATGGCGGCCATCAAGAGAATCGACTATCATGGCTATGTCTCTGCCGAAATCACCCAGTTCCCGACTCAGGACACGGCCCTTGAGGAAACCGTCAAGGTCTTGAGGCCCCTTCTTTAGCCTCCGACAAAGATCGATGGTAACAGGGGCAGGGGCCAAGGCACCTGCCATGGGACCGGTGCCAGAGGCCTTCCTCCTCAATCCGGGAAGACGCCATCATCCTGGCCGGCGGCGTATCGTTTTTTTCTGGCCAGTACCTTGATGAACCCCCAGACCGTAATCAAGGCTGCCAGGAAGAAAAGAATCCCGTAAAGGTGATCTGCCAAATAGACGAGCCAAGTTGTCCCTCTTCTCAGATGCTCCAGCCATTGCCTTTCGAGCTTCTCCAGGGGGACCGAAAGGGTCTTCAGAAAGGCTCCCTTCACTCCTCCACCGTTCCTCAATTGGTTGAGCATATCCAGAACAGCCTCTCTCCCGTATTCACTGCTGACATACTCGACAAAACTCCTGCTCTCTTCATAGGCAAGCAGGAGGGATCTCCTGTCTCCAGGAAAGCCCTCCGCCAACCGGTCCAGAGGGATACACCTTCCCGTTAGTGCGGCTCCCCTGAGAAGCGACCGGCCACCAGTGGTGACCATCTCTGACACACCTTCGCTCACCCACTGTGAGATCCCCTCATCAAGCCATCTGGGCAGGTTTCCTTTCGGGATGTAGCGGTGGAGCAAGAGATGGCACAACTCGTGCTTCAGGGTCATCGAAAGAGTAAAGACACCCCTATTCATCCTCGAGTAGTCGATGACCACCAGTTCTCCCTCGGGCACCGCATAGGCGGCAAAATAATTGCTTCCTGCCATGTCTTGGAATTTCCGCCTCTCTCCGATGAGCAAGATCTTCGGCCTGAAATCCACCCTCCACCCCAGGGTTTCTTCCAGTTCCGCTTTTACCCCGGGATAGAAGTCCACCACCTCCCGGGCCACGGCTCCGAGCGGCTCTTCATCAAAGAGAACGATCACGTCTCCTGTCCCGACGAGAGCCTTCTGTTCTGTTCCGTGGAGGGGCTCTGAAAGGCAGACGAGAAGAAGCAACAACAAGAAGGAGGGCCTTTTCATGGCGTCACATCGTGGCAGCCGGTTCGGGCACTGATACCGGGCAAAACGGAGAGATCCAGGGCTCATCCGCCCTTTGGTTCTTCTAACCTGTTATCCCAGACAAG includes these proteins:
- a CDS encoding sugar phosphate isomerase/epimerase — translated: MEHRIKLAYCVATPELRVDESVTAYQGDMNRAFQRLRELGYDGAELMTKDPNRFDGEMVHRLADKYGIEIPVLCTGEVYGQDLLSFMDPDMSIRREAIRRTEQIIDLASSFGAKVNIGRLRGRFSREIPRERSLQWMYSAFEEVTDYAATRGVTMILEPVARIACNNINSTQDGIETVRRVGRDNFRLMLDVFHMNLEDKSMEESFDRAKSYLAHIHLCDSNRLAPGRGNLDFNKIMAAIKRIDYHGYVSAEITQFPTQDTALEETVKVLRPLL